The sequence below is a genomic window from Oncorhynchus nerka isolate Pitt River linkage group LG7, Oner_Uvic_2.0, whole genome shotgun sequence.
GCCTAGGTGGCCTTGATGGGGCCAAGAAGACATCAAGACCCTCAATGAATGAGACAAACCTGGGAACCACCCTGGATAAGACCTGCAACAACAACCCCACTATCACAGATGTAAACCTGAACAACATAGAAAACATTCCCAAAGAAATGCTTATAGAATACGTCAATGCCTTGAAGAAGAACAAACACGTAAAAACCTTTAGCATTGCCAACACCGGTGCAGACGAAAACATTGCCTTCACCCTGGCCAACATGCTGAGAGAGAACCGTTGCATCACCACACTGAACATAGTCTAACTTCATAACAGGGAAGGGCATCATCGCCATTATCCGCTGCCTACAGTTCAACGAGACACTCACTGAGCTCCGCTTCCACAACCAGAGACACATGCTGGGCCACCACGCGGAGATGGAGGTGTCATGCCTGCTCAAGGCCAACAATACCCTCCTGAAGATGGGCTACCACTTTGAGCAGGCAGGGCCTAGGGTGGTGGTGACTAACCTACTGACCAGGAACCTGGACCGCCAGAGACAACAGAGGAACGAGGAGCAGAGCAAGCAGCAGAAGCAGGAGCAGAAGGAGGTGTTTGAGATGTATGAACAGACTCTGAACCTGCCCCCAGGGCTGCTGGCGATGCTTGGCTACGTCCCTCCCAAAATCCTGCCCTCATGCCGCAGCTGCCCAAGGGTCCACAGGGTCCCATGGAACCCAAACCAGAGCCCTCCTCCCGAGTCAAGCAGTCCAACACTTCTCCACAGTATCAACACAAGCAGATTTACCACACTCCACAGCGAAACCCCATTCCACAACAACCCCCCAGCATGGACTCGTCTGGTAACCCTCTAAGAGACATCCAGCTGAAGAGGACCCCCAAAAAGCTTGACCCTTTTCTGGATCTGGACCCAAGGGACGACAGGAAGACAACAGGAAAACAGAGGGGTACCAGCGTTGATGAGATGGTAGAACTGAAGGCCACTCTGAAAGATGTGATGAAGACATTAAAGCCTGTTCCTCGAAGGCGGCAGCCACCCAAGGTGGATGTGACACCCCGCGATGAACTGCTTAACGAGATCAAAAAGAGCAATGTGGCCTATCTCAAAGCCATGAGTTCAACTGATGATTCTCAGATTAGCACAGGGTCACTAACAGACACATTGTTATCGAACTTGGTCTGACCAGCCTTCACAGTGTTTAGTCAGTCATCAGAAGTTGTCTGATTATTGCTTAAAACATATTTTtgtaatataaactcagcaaaaaaattaacttccctttttcaggaccctgtatttcaaagataatttgtaaaaatccaaataacttaacagatcttcattgtaaagggtttaaacactgtttcccatgcttgttcaatgaaccataaacaattaatgaacatgcacctgtggaacggtcattaagacagacagtagacagacagcttacagacagtaggcaattaaggtcacagttatgaaaacttaggactaaagaggcctttctactgactctgaaaaacacccaaagaaagatgcccagggtccctgctcatctgcatgaatatgccttgggcatgctgcaaggaggcatgaggactgcagatgtgccccagggcaataaattgcaatgtccgtactgtgagatgcctaagacagcgctacagggagacaggacggacagctgatcgtcctctcagtggcagaccaagtgtaacaacaccagcacaggatcggtacatctgaacatcacacctgcgggatagGTACAGGAGGGCAACACCAACTGCCCttgttacaccaggaacgcacaatccctccatcagtgctcagactgtccgcagtaggctgagagaggctggactgagtgcttgtaggcctgttgtaaggcagatcctcaccagacatcaccggcaacaacttcGCCTATAGGCAcaaaacccaccgtcactggaccagacaggatgggcaaaaagtgctcttcactgatgagtcgtggttttgtctcaccggggtgatggtcggattcgcgtttatcgtcgaaggaatgagcgttacaccgaggcctgtactctggagcgggatcgattttgaggtggagggtccgtcatggtctgggggcgGTGTgatatcatcggactgagcttgttgtcattgcaggcaatctcaacgctgtgctttacagggaagacatcctcctccctcatgtggtacccttcctgcaggctcatcctgacatgacgctccagcatgacaatggcaCCAGCCACACTGCTTGTTCTGtgggtgatttcctgcaagacaggaatgtcagagttctgccatggccagcgaagagcccggatctcaatcccattgagcacgtctgggacctgttggatcagagggtgagggctatggccattccccacagaaatgtctgggatcttgcaggtgccttggtggaagagtggggtaacatctcacagcaagaatgggcaaatctggtgcagtccatgaggaggagatgcactgcagtacttaatgcagctggtggccacaccagatactgactgtcgcttttgattttgacacaccctttgttcagggacacattattccatttctgttagtcacatgtctgtggaacttgttcagtttatgtctcagctgttgaatcttatgttcatacaaatatttacacatgttacgtttgctgaaactaaacacagttgacagtgagaggatgtttatctttttgctgagtttatgtattgTGGAACACTCTTGAACTGGAGAAACTTAGTCCAATCAAACTTGTTAGCTTTAACCCATATTAGACACACGCTAGCAAATTTGTACACTAGATTTATAGTGTGAAATTCAAATGATGTGATATATCTGTGTATCCTCTACTGCCAATCAAAGCTTTCTCACAGCTGTTTCTTTGCGTAATGTATTACTCCTACAGGTGCCGCTCCCCAAAGAATTGGAATCAAGAGAAACCAGTCTCTTCAATCTCTGAGGAATTTACAACATCAGGCTGTGTTTGTTCAACATAATGTGTTTAATGTCTTCCACTTGTAACAATAGTCTGCCTCAGTTCTCATGGTCAGGCAGAACAAGTTTTGTTCTTTGAGGTTTGGAAGAACTTTTATGGTATTTGGATATGAGTCTACAGCTGGAAAATGCACCATAGAATGTGCATCATAGGTATAAGTAGACTCAATGAAGACTGTCtaagaaaaaaaatattatatttgTTTGTGTAAAATTCCATGACTTTGTACAGCCCCAAAACCATAGTACATCCTCTACTGATGACTTGGATCTTTCATATATGGGTTTTTAAAACCACTATGGTGTCTAACTGCCAACTTTTCAATATAGATACAGCTGAACACCATATACAGAATATACAGTATACGGAGGCACCATGGATTCAATCCGTATTACAAAAGATCTACATCAAAATGTAAAgataatttccgattgagccgacatatgcagcctTCACTGTGAATGCAGTCTCACAAGAACATTGCCTTTCGGGGCTCTCCTCAATCTGTATTGCTGAAGTTCAGCATTACAgcatgattgaaatttaaaggcaatgttcccgcgttagcagagactgcattcacggtaaatgcTGCATGTGTCAGCTCAATAGTAAATTACCTTAACATTTTGATTGCGCAATCTGTAACGCTTTAGCAATACAGATTAAATCAAGCCCTAAATTTCAATGAGCTATAATGTGGATCTTCCGTGATACTTTagcgatacggattgaatccagCCAATCTTTTACTGTGTAAAACACTGTGGATCAGTCGTTCAGGGACTGGAATAATAACTGTATTGACATAAAAAAAATCTGTGTACATACAAAATGTTTCAGATGTCAATCTTTCCTTCATTAACATACATTTGTATGATCTTCGGGTTGTGTCATTCCCTATTTCTTCTAAGTTGAAATAGAAAATAACTCTCCACACTTTGTTATTGGATTTTCAACATTTCAGAACCAATTTTATTTTTgtaaaatgttgttttttattGTAATtcaaaaaataaagacaaatttATTGGCAACCCGGAGCTAGTACTTGGTTGCACTGCCTTTGGCCAAGATAACTGCCAACAAATGCTTCTTGTAGCCATCAATGAGCTTGCTGCACCTTTCTACTGGCAATTTGCCCCACTCTTCAGCAGCAAACTGTTCTAATTCTTCAATGTTAGACGGGTTCCCTCCACCAACTGCTGTTTTCAGATCTTGCCATTGGTTATGGATGTGATTCAGATCTAGTCTCTTCGCTGGCCACCCCAGAACAGTCCAGTGTTTCTTCTTAAACCACTCTTttgatgtgtgttttgggtcgttgtttTTCTGGAAGACCCACAACCTTCAACAGAAACACAGTTTTTGGACACTGGGTTGAACATTGGACTACAAAACACCTTGATAGCCTGGTGATTTCATGATGTCTTGCACACATTCAAGGCCCCCAGTACAGcaggcagcaaagcaaccccacagcaggacaacaaccccaaaCACACGTCAAAAAGCACCCAGGAATGATTCAATAAGAgatgctggactgttctggaGTGGCCAGCTAAGAGTACAGATCTGAATCCCATCCAAAACGCATAGCGAGATCTGAAAGCAACAGTTGGGGGAGGGCATGAGGGCATCCCTGAAACACACATATTtacacacgttaagtttgctgaaaataaacacagttgacagtgagaggacgtttctttttttgctgaggttatgtataaaacacaggaaatcatgtttttgactgcactgggcctttcaTTCTGGGATCTGAACAGCGTCTTAAAATCTATTTAATCGTTTTATATGAATTACCAATGGTGATCCCTGGAATTGGATAAATTGGATTGGCATTTTAatatgacaaaaaaaaaatctccAAACATCTGGGAAATACAGGAAAATACAATCAGAATCCCTATTTTCAAATACACAACAAAAATACACCAAACATTCATAATGTGTGTAATATTTAATAGTACAGAGGTAACATTCTTGCACTAATATTTTTCCCATCAATACTTGTGCCTTACCCTGTCCTTTTTGTAATGAAAACATTTGTTTTCTGCATGCTTTATGCTGAATACACAAGTACAGAAGATTTGGCGATACATGAAAGCACAACTTTAACATATACAACATGACTTATTCAATTAATAAAGCTGCATTTGCCATTCATTTTCCCATATTGCATAACTATGATCTGATAATGTTCATCTCAAGCCCAACCCACAGGGTCTGAAGTAACAAGAGGGACATTATTGCTACTTGTCAATAAGCAGTCACTGGTCCAGTGAATATAAGGGGGAGCCCAGCGACACCAGTTCAGCCCAAGAGAAAATACAGCGATGATTATTCTTCTGAGGTAGCAAATAAATTGGTTCTGATTGATTCAATTCTTtgatctaaaaaataaaaaaagataatTAAAAATGCTACGCTACTGAACACAATTGGTTTAACATGCAATAGTTGCATTCTGGCATGcagctttttttgttgttgacattgTACACGCACGCTCAAAAGTCATGTGCCTGGATACATATTGCAATTACATAACGACATGTGTATTGTGTGTTTATTTGAAtgtacacacaacatacacaGGAATGCTCATGCCTCATTTCATTGTGCCAAGTGCCTTCCCCCCAACATCTGATCCATACACGACAGTACAAATCTTTCTGAAATGCTCCAAAGAAAATCAGGGACTGTGTGACACAAAATGTACAAAGGTGTTTCAATATAACAAAACAAATGGAGTGAGAATGATAAATAGGGGGAATGCGACAACACTGATAGTATATGGGGTACAAATCAACACACTTGATTTTGGTGTTaaaggaaaaagcaaaccatgttGAATTTAATCAGAATGAGGTTGCGGGTGCCATTTTGGCTCTCTCCCCTCAATCCTTGTTTAGCTTTGACTCCAGGAAGTCCTGGATCTTGTTGATCTTCTCCTCCTGTTGGTCTAACAGATCCAGGATGATGCCCATCGGGGACTTTTTCATGCCCACTCCCTCCATCTTATTCTCCAGTCTGTTCTTCATGTTGCGCAGCCTCAGAGACGCATGAACCAGGATCACTATAGGGAAGAAAGGCAGGATTAGTTTCCTACCCATTCAGGATATGCTATCCTCAATGGAGATTCCCATGGTAACATGTTCCCATTCTGTCAGCTGGAAACATGTTGTAAAAGTGCACACGTGTGCCTTACTCTTATGCAGCTTCAACTGAGAAGGATAATTATTTTCCAGGTATGTTATGAAAAACAATTGACGGGTTAAGGAGAGGCATCTTTACTTCCCTCGCCAGATGCTGACTGCATGATGTAAGCCAGTAAATGTAGTGGAGTCTATAGTACAGACAGTAGATAGCAACCACGTCGGCAGCCACAGGACAGCCCTCTTGGGTTAGCCTGTGTTACATACTGACTGCCTCCTGTTTTTCCACCACGATCTTACAGTTGTTGCCTGTACTTTTCTCAGAACCACCAATTGCCCTAAACATTGTGTTCTGTAATGTGTATTTCAGAATGTAGCAGTTTGTCTAGGCCAGCACTTCACATCTCCAGTCTACTCCAACACCATACACTTTTGTTGTAGCTCTGGACAaactcacctgattcaacttaacaaggtcttgatgattagttgataaGTTGAATAAGGTGTGCTCGTCCAGGGCTACAATTAAAATGTGTACTGTTTGGGGTACTCGAGGActggaattgggaaacactggtctAGGCTATTTCTTTTCAAAACAGTGGCACATGCATTCTCCATATTGAACCCATACAATTAGAGAGtgtatttaaataaaggttaaataaaaaatacaatctgTTTGCTCCATCTTCTGGGACTCATCCCCCATGTTTGCACCTACCCCATTCATAGACGCTAACTGCTTTAGCATCTATTGACGATAGTATCTAGTGACCAGGGGACTTATGTTAAGAGCCCAGACTCTTGCTCTAAACATTAACACGCATCTCTTGCGTTGCGGCATGCATCTTTCATATCAGCCAGAAcatttttttacaaaaaaaaaggttaaattactacacaaaaacaaacaaaaaggtaggggcgtggatctgGTGCGACCATTTGACACATTtccttctcatagagttgatcaggctgttgattgtggactgtggaatgttgtcccacttcttttcaatggctgtgcgaagttgctgaatattgaggggaactggaacacgctatcGTACACttggatccagagcatcccaagcaTGCTCAATGGTTGACATATCTGATGAGTATGcttgttgcattcatatttttgtccAGTGTATATTAAATCCATGTTTTGTATGAGATATGCCTCTTGCATCTGTGTGGGCGTTGCATTGAAATGAATAGTTCCTGCAAAGATGCTGGGAAGTGCTAGATGTGCGGCAGCTAAGATGGTGAGGAACAAAACATGGATTTCATATTTTTGAGGGGGTTCCGTTGATTTTTGTAGAACCACCTGCAACTGGGAACTAACATTTCTAAGATACTTCTTACACCAAATCGAAAATGAAGAAAGTATCATCAAGGACAGGTTAGTTGAAAAATCTATGGTGGCAGTTTGTATGGGGCTTTCTGTAACAGCCAGTAATGGACACCAAAATTCTTTGGAGTTACCATTGGAAAAGGCCTGGAAGCTAGGATAAATCTGCATGCTAGTTACTGTGTGCATACTTGTGCATTGTGTGATTATCAGGATTCTGACCCTATGGGCTGAATTCCCAGACACAGATAACACAGACACAGTACAAAGATCTTAATCTGTGTCCAAAAAGCTGGCCCTATGAGTGTAGAATTTGAGACTCACACAGCAAGGGAAAAGTAATTCCGAAAATGAAGACCATCACTCCACCACACAGCGACAGCAGGAAGTAGCTCGTTCCCATAACAGCGATGACAAACAAAGTGGGGTTCTTcttcttgaagttcttgatgaaatTCTTGTTCTCTCCTGCCCACACCGAGCACATGAAGACCAGAGAGACCACCGCACCGCCCAGAAACATGCCAAGAGGGTTCAGAAACCTACACAACAGAAGGGAAACACAGATTACACAACCTCTAAATCCACTCAAACGCTATACATGGCAATGCGAAACAACAATTGGGGCTCTAAAACACAATACATCTAATGATGAGCACAACCTGGTGGCTGGAATAAGATGAACACCTTTacattatttatttgtttttatcGGAGCAATTTTCTAAAATAATATAACTTTCAAGCTACTGAAGCTGCAATTTAGTAATTAGGACGCATACAAATCTGTTCCTCAAGTATCTTATCAATTGTATTAATAGCATACTTTGACATGGATCAGTGTGTGGCTGAGATAAGGACCCAACAGCTGGGACAACTTGCAGCATCCACGTGTTGTCATTGTCAGGTCGACTCAAGAGACTATTAATAGAAAGGAAATGTGACAGGAAACTCATCTCTGTCAAATTTTACAGAGTTTAGTTTCGTACTTGAGTACCTTTTTATATTTTGAGTACCATTTATGTTAATTTCAAAAGAGAAAAAAGGTACTCAAGTACTCAAATGAAAATTAGACTATAAAGAAATTGGTTACTATTAGCCTAAGGCCTACACTACCTTGTAATTACTGTTCATCATGGCTCccatgatttaaaaaaatgtcacACAGTTGCTGGCAGCTGATTCAGGAAAAGTGGTGCAATGACATTTGTTTTTAGCAGGCCAACTACAGTAGCTAATGCAATTCCATGACATGACTGGATCTCTTATTTTGTCGTTGCAGTAATATGAAAAGGTATATAGGGACTGCGCATTGCTATGAATAAATGCCCACGACTGGCGCGTGGATCGGATGGCAGGCTAATCAAAGAaactagttatctagctagctatagcAGCTGGGTAGATAATGCTAGGAAGCTCGCGCTGTCATGATGACTTACCCCACGATCAGGAAAACCACTATGGCCACGGCGAAATAATTGGTCTGATAGTATAACAAGTTGCTGATCACCCTGTTGTTCCATTTAGCTAAATCTCCGAAGTCGGGTTTTGCAAATCGATCAGCTCCTGGAAAGAAGTCATCCCATGGTCTAAGTGGTGCAAGCTCCATACTCGCCATCTCTGAGTTTCACTCTGCGAGTATTTTGACTGATCAGCTGATCAAATCAGTTCTCGTTCTTAGCAGTTCAGCTTCTCGCGAGAGTAGGACACGCGCAGTAATGTTAATGTGAATCAAAATTACGTTGCGCTTCACCCTATTTTTTTAACAGTCTATGGCTTCACTTTATGCCGCGTTTAAAACAAATGGGAACTCAGAAATCTCCGACTTCCAAGCATTAACGAACTCGGAAAAAACGAAATAGTTTTTACATACAAAAGGTATATGTTCAAAATCAGAATCAAGAAGTATTCGCAAAAATAACATTGTCACTGTGGTAGAACGTTACTTTTTATTTGCGGATTTCTGTATTTATCGAAAGTTCCTtcagtagcctgatttcagatgtgtccatgtaaaaaGGATAATTAGGGAAATcattcttcttgcaaagcatgtcaACTTTTTTAACAAACTATTATATTGCCGTGACTATCCACAATAATCGCAGTAGGCTAGGTTGGCTACTGACTACAATGCATGTGTATGTCACCATACAGCAATGCTGTATTCAACTGCACCCGTGATCCATGCagtgcaaaaaaacaaaaaacatgttttaagtgTTTAAATGTTACAATCAATTTATTGCTACGTTTTTGTTATTTAGAGTTAAGTACTTTTTTGATTAGGGTCGCAGCATATTATGCATAGCAGCAAAGGCTGTACAAATatgatttatatttttttgttttaatATGTAACAATTCTGTATACAGTATTCTATGTACATAAGTGGACATTTTATAAAGGGACATTTTTTCTGATAAAACAATGGCCAGTTTGCGTCCCAGtttaacgtttaaaaaaaatgtgttttaaaaatAAGTAGGATATATCTGACCCGCAAATTCGTAGTTTATTTCAATATGTCCCGTGCACTGATTGAGTTTGACACCCTTGGGCTAGCGTATTTAtttagcaagctaaaaacacagGGCCCATcgttagttagctagctgctaggaggatatCATGTCATTGAACGAGTTTGTCAGTGACCGACTTTTTCCCCTGATCGTTTTTCTGTGgctacagctagagatgcagttgtcatttggttagctagcaagaaatgtGAATTGCTTTGCTAGCTCGCTATGCTAAACTTGAACGACTGTTATCCACGGTTACTATATCTCTTAGTTGtgatcaaatgtatttggcattGATCAAATGGGCGGGTAGGCAGGGAAGTTCCTATTCAGTTTGCAAAACATGGGTTGTGACAAGCATGCATTAGCAGGTAAGCTGCAGAAGGACGAGCAGGCTACTATTCCCCatcgtttatcagtgcaattttgactGGCAAATTGCTgaaaaagtttgagtgttttatCTAACGTTAATATTCCtcgctctggctagcattagttgttgatgtGCATAGGCAACTGAGGGAGAGAGTCTACCGTTTCATGGTTatttgatcaataggactgtcAAGTTCTCAAATGTTAAGAGGACTCCTGTGGTTTTTAcgtatttgcagaaatccattcagatGGATTTTTGGCGAATGCTTTCTAATGATCTACtgcctgttaaca
It includes:
- the LOC115132310 gene encoding PRA1 family protein 3-like, with the protein product MASMELAPLRPWDDFFPGADRFAKPDFGDLAKWNNRVISNLLYYQTNYFAVAIVVFLIVGFLNPLGMFLGGAVVSLVFMCSVWAGENKNFIKNFKKKNPTLFVIAVMGTSYFLLSLCGGVMVFIFGITFPLLLILVHASLRLRNMKNRLENKMEGVGMKKSPMGIILDLLDQQEEKINKIQDFLESKLNKD